Proteins encoded together in one Musa acuminata AAA Group cultivar baxijiao chromosome BXJ3-6, Cavendish_Baxijiao_AAA, whole genome shotgun sequence window:
- the LOC135641661 gene encoding uncharacterized protein LOC135641661, translated as MNCVLHLKPHLRISMNGHRPVRSPTPPSPPPPPPSKLQSNSSPLNHAPTAATVKSEAPTPVEKEKAETIPDAELPRWLLLGGASLGLALLLMGIDPQRQALALGPEGPLMEEFWDNVRRYVLYALTVSTGAIYTISQPIIELLKNPITAVLIVVLLAGAFYLLSQVLSAMVGISEFSYDYAY; from the coding sequence ATGAACTGCGTCCTCCACCTCAAGCCTCACCTTCGCATCTCGATGAATGGCCACCGCCCCGTTCGATCCCCtacaccaccatcaccaccaccaccaccaccttcaaAGCTCCAATCGAACTCATCACCCCTCAATCACGCACCAACAGCAGCCACCGTCAAATCCGAGGCCCCGACACCcgtggaaaaggagaaagcggAAACCATCCCTGACGCTGAGCTCCCGAGGTGGTTGCTCCTCGGTGGCGCTTCTCTCGGCCTCGCGCTTCTTCTCATGGGGATCGACCCGCAGCGCCAGGCTCTGGCCCTGGGGCCCGAAGGCCCTCTGATGGAGGAGTTCTGGGACAACGTCCGGCGGTACGTCCTGTACGCGCTCACGGTCAGCACCGGAGCCATCTACACCATATCGCAGCCTATCATTGAGCTGCTGAAGAACCCCATCACTGCCGTTCTCATCGTCGTCTTGTTGGCCGGCGCTTTCTACCTCTTGTCTCAGGTGCTGAGCGCCATGGTCGGTATCTCCGAGTTCTCTTATGACTATGCATATTGA
- the LOC135640442 gene encoding acidic leucine-rich nuclear phosphoprotein 32-related protein-like has product MLRQVSSRNQRGKGGFKTKNVLHVCLLVAICVWLLYQMKHSHDKKKAYEERVSKLSFKGGEKRLDLASFGRKYLPHTVETEPIRESQIEEEDDEKVEHEVRREEAGDEEESGAGDHEIDGKDQEGSQRESEHGEEVTAAHEEGNKEDRTKGVDGLQDRDHEEASHKAREMSFRGDDASSEVVHITQQVEHEEGLQEARERSFKGDDASSAVAHVPQANEPVSESEDGGSRNLDEPGSQRTETKDGEIQDEDSSALTQLDDSTGNDSTAIPRGSEPSHNNTVFTRVVSPQKTTTGGESETHKKQQQPDLIIMSVINNQTDSERHSTNMTGNVVRSQTNSTSFSTNQINFLKNSTAVSIDGVAAKANLTAKWDANNVTASQNQTTSTHSVDGRTNTVELETQEPIEKDNTVAKPEESEESYKNSSATNEKVVQGNSVHSLAHGDANLPGIQNGVHKEEAAET; this is encoded by the coding sequence ATGCTGAGGCAGGTGTCCAGTAGGAACCAGAGAGGAAAAGGGGGCTTCAAGACGAAGAATGTTCTTCACGTCTGCCTCTTGGTTGCCATCTGCGTCTGGTTGCTCTATCAGATGAAGCACTCTCACGACAAGAAGAAGGCATACGAGGAAAGGGTGTCAAAGCTCTCATTCAAGGGCGGGGAGAAGCGACTTGACCTCGCAAGTTTTGGTAGGAAGTATCTCCCGCACACGGTCGAGACAGAACCTATACGTGAGTCACAGAtcgaggaagaagatgatgagaAGGTAGAGCATGAAGTCAGGCGTGAAGAAGCCGGTGATGAAGAGGAAAGCGGTGCTGGAGATCACGAGATAGACGGAAAAGATCAAGAGGGATCCCAGAGGGAGTCTGAGCATGGAGAAGAAGTTACTGCTGCTCATGAAGAAGGGAACAAGGAGGATCGAACAAAGGGAGTGGATGGTcttcaagatcgagatcatgaaGAGGCGTCGCACAAGGCTCGAGAGATGAGTTTTAGAGGTGATGATGCTTCCAGTGAGGTGGTCCATATCACCCAACAAGTAGAGCATGAAGAAGGGTTGCAGGAGGCACGGGAGAGGAGTTTTAAGGGCGATGATGCATCCAGTGCTGTGGCTCATGTGCCTCAAGCGAACGAGCCAGTGTCGGAATCTGAAGATGGAGGATCGAGGAACCTGGATGAGCCTGGATCACAGAGAACAGAGACAAAAGATGGAGAGATTCAAGATGAAGATTCAAGTGCTCTCACTCAGCTTGATGATTCAACAGGAAATGATTCGACTGCCATTCCACGAGGAAGTGAGCCTTCACATAACAACACTGTCTTCACGAGAGTTGTGTCTCCCCAAAAAACGACCACCGGCGGCGAATCTGAAACTcacaagaagcagcagcagcctgATCTAATTATCATGAGTGTCATCAACAACCAAACAGACAGCGAGAGACACTCAACAAACATGACGGGCAATGTAGTTCGATCGCAGACAAATTCGACCTCTTTTTCGACAAATCAGATCAATTTTCTGAAGAATTCTACTGCAGTATCCATAGATGGGGTTGCAGCTAAGGCCAACCTGACAGCAAAGTGGGATGCAAATAATGTCACGGCGTCACAAAATCAAACGACTTCCACGCATTCAGTCGATGGACGAACTAATACAGTTGAGCTAGAAACACAGGAACCGATAGAGAAGGACAACACAGTTGCCAAGCCAGAGGAATCTGAAGAGAGCTACAAGAATTCTTCAGCGACAAATGAGAAAGTTGTTCAAGGCAATTCAGTGCATAGTTTGGCCCATGGAGATGCAAATTTGCCAGGCATCCAAAACGGAGTACACAAAGAGGAAGCTGCCGAGACATAA